The proteins below come from a single Prochlorococcus marinus str. MIT 9215 genomic window:
- a CDS encoding methyltransferase family protein has protein sequence MSKFQLKNFFKAAYDLSLVFLQFFIISLHFFQWEFLPQKQIIQASSFTNSLGILIIIIAFIIMLISIKELGRNLSPFPRPIKNSNLVSTGIYRFTRHPMYYSLILISIGVFIIKLSIYYLFLTISLALIIKFKIALEEKYLMNKFKNYLLYKNEVKV, from the coding sequence ATGTCTAAATTTCAGTTAAAAAATTTTTTTAAAGCTGCATATGATCTAAGCCTTGTTTTTTTACAGTTTTTTATTATTAGTCTTCATTTTTTTCAATGGGAATTTCTTCCACAAAAACAAATAATTCAAGCAAGTTCTTTTACTAATTCCCTGGGTATTTTAATTATCATAATCGCTTTCATTATAATGTTAATTTCAATTAAAGAATTAGGTAGAAATTTATCTCCTTTCCCAAGACCTATAAAGAATAGCAATCTAGTTTCTACAGGTATTTATCGATTTACCCGTCATCCCATGTATTATTCTTTAATACTAATTTCCATTGGAGTTTTTATAATAAAATTATCAATTTATTATTTATTTTTGACAATAAGTTTAGCTTTAATAATAAAATTTAAGATTGCCTTAGAAGAGAAATATTTAATGAATAAATTTAAGAATTACTTACTTTATAAAAATGAGGTCAAAGTTTAA
- a CDS encoding DEAD/DEAH box helicase, with the protein MALKKDSNSLGSQHEKSQNKDSSLLEFKNLDNKKEIESQLLEVSKGDDNENGFLDFGFNQSILNSLINKGYKNPTPIQKAAIPELMLGRDLLGQAQTGTGKTAAFALPLIEKLTNNKELNAKVLVMTPTRELATQVAESFKSYSSESSNFKTVAIYGGTDYRNQISALKRKVDVVVGTPGRIMDHIRQGTFKIKHINCLVLDEADEMLNMGFLEDIEWIIDQLPENKQMVLFSATMPSEIRNIAKKYLNDPAEILIKSVKKETQLISQKFLYVQRHHKLDALKRILELNNEGVIIFVRTKLLTTSIAEALENSGHTVAVLNGDIPQNQRENTVDRLKKGFINILVATDVAARGLDVERIKLVVNYDFPFDKETYTHRIGRTGRAGRSGEAILFVNQREKHFLRNLENSTRTKIEEINIPSNKIINEKRMEKLIDNVNESSLAKDENEENKALIIDVLDNLKEKYSMDDSNIAMAAINLVIGNKSFFVNDDDSWINKQNNTDRNRSNRNSNNRMRNSNRRNNYQNDSFETYKFNFGKFDGVRVANIISSICNSTNINGRSIGKIQIFNDYSLVDLPRDLHRETKNKLKKIKVRN; encoded by the coding sequence ATGGCTTTAAAAAAAGATAGTAACTCTCTTGGTAGTCAGCATGAAAAGTCTCAGAATAAAGATTCTTCCCTATTAGAGTTCAAGAACTTAGATAACAAAAAAGAAATTGAATCTCAACTATTGGAAGTATCGAAAGGAGATGATAATGAGAATGGATTTCTCGATTTTGGATTTAATCAATCGATATTAAACTCGTTAATAAATAAAGGATATAAAAATCCAACTCCCATCCAAAAAGCTGCAATTCCCGAACTAATGTTAGGCAGGGATTTACTAGGCCAAGCACAAACAGGCACAGGAAAGACTGCAGCTTTCGCATTACCATTAATAGAAAAACTCACAAATAATAAAGAATTAAATGCCAAGGTTTTAGTTATGACTCCTACAAGAGAATTAGCAACTCAAGTAGCAGAATCTTTTAAAAGTTATAGTTCTGAATCTAGTAATTTTAAGACGGTTGCAATATATGGAGGTACCGACTATCGAAATCAAATTTCTGCATTAAAAAGAAAAGTTGACGTAGTAGTTGGGACCCCAGGCCGAATAATGGATCATATAAGGCAGGGGACTTTTAAAATTAAACATATAAATTGTCTTGTCTTAGATGAGGCAGATGAAATGTTAAATATGGGTTTTCTTGAAGATATAGAATGGATAATAGATCAATTGCCGGAAAATAAGCAGATGGTATTGTTTTCAGCAACAATGCCTAGTGAGATAAGAAATATAGCAAAAAAATATCTAAATGATCCTGCCGAAATATTAATCAAAAGCGTCAAAAAAGAAACTCAATTAATTTCGCAAAAATTTCTATATGTACAAAGGCATCATAAGTTAGATGCTTTAAAAAGAATACTAGAACTTAATAACGAGGGAGTAATTATTTTTGTTAGGACAAAACTACTTACTACTTCAATAGCTGAAGCTTTAGAGAATTCAGGTCATACTGTGGCAGTACTTAATGGAGATATACCTCAAAATCAAAGAGAAAATACTGTAGATAGATTGAAAAAAGGATTTATTAATATCCTTGTTGCAACTGATGTCGCAGCTAGAGGATTAGATGTTGAGAGGATAAAACTTGTTGTTAATTACGATTTCCCTTTTGATAAGGAAACATATACTCATAGAATTGGAAGAACTGGAAGGGCAGGCAGATCAGGAGAAGCAATTTTATTTGTTAATCAAAGAGAGAAACATTTCCTTAGAAACTTAGAGAACTCAACAAGAACCAAGATTGAAGAAATTAATATACCAAGTAATAAAATAATAAATGAAAAAAGGATGGAGAAACTTATAGATAATGTTAATGAGAGTTCTTTAGCTAAAGATGAAAATGAAGAAAATAAAGCTTTAATTATTGATGTACTAGATAATTTAAAAGAAAAATACTCTATGGATGACTCAAATATTGCAATGGCGGCGATTAATTTAGTAATAGGTAATAAATCATTTTTTGTTAATGACGATGATTCTTGGATTAATAAACAAAATAATACTGATCGAAACAGATCAAATAGAAATAGTAATAATCGTATGAGAAATTCAAATAGAAGAAATAATTATCAAAATGATTCTTTTGAAACCTACAAATTTAATTTTGGTAAATTTGATGGAGTTAGAGTTGCAAATATTATATCCTCAATCTGTAATTCAACTAATATAAATGGTAGATCCATAGGTAAGATACAGATTTTTAATGATTACAGTTTGGTAGATTTACCCAGAGATCTGCATAGAGAAACTAAAAATAAATTAAAAAAAATTAAAGTCAGAAACTAG
- a CDS encoding AAA family ATPase → MTKTTTDIEKFQYDHIFNLILGIFKFSKKKYGNFVKDVIRILLEFEKNGETIIDVDNSFIIFELLEDGWPNKHIDVLKNIGLIGSLHSPFVLVNRKLSLSKWSKKTERVINSFLKKIDTDNLMKSIIYKDDNKIDQIKNIFKYSNLVFLQGGPGTGKTTLIIKLILELLQIDNFLNIGLSAPTGKATARLKEALNDKKNISFSKFLDQIEFQTLHRWILNSQNKSLKLKFKLKELDIFIIDEMSMVNIDLIESVLNLLAEDCKIILIGDKNQLSPVNNCSIWNYLFEYSDNSSIKSCVVNLEKTYRNIGDIALISSLIFNNDYSLFNHKMKELEKDNNSKEITISKSREKDIPKDLLFSITSHLKQLNISTSNLSKKKYIFEESIDNLLLNEKDLVYKIFLDLQSHLILCEKNSGIWSVEYLNEIVFGQKKPYDLKTLKEGVPIMCTKNNNELGLSNGDIGVLIGLKNKRKYLFRKFNDNNEEIVTLIDPSNLENVVPAIAITIHKSQGSESEKVNILWSQNYRRNQYAVKEKKDNQNIFCKDNFERRLFYTAVTRAKKSLNIYYLN, encoded by the coding sequence ATGACTAAAACTACTACAGATATTGAAAAGTTCCAATACGATCATATATTTAATTTAATCTTAGGTATTTTCAAATTTAGTAAAAAAAAATATGGAAATTTCGTAAAAGATGTAATAAGAATTCTTTTAGAGTTTGAAAAAAATGGTGAAACTATTATTGATGTTGATAATAGTTTTATAATCTTTGAATTATTAGAAGATGGCTGGCCCAATAAACATATAGATGTTCTAAAAAATATAGGTTTGATTGGTTCCCTTCATTCACCATTCGTATTAGTAAATAGAAAATTATCCTTATCAAAATGGTCAAAAAAGACAGAAAGAGTTATTAATTCATTTCTAAAAAAAATAGATACCGATAATTTAATGAAATCAATAATTTATAAAGATGATAATAAAATTGATCAAATTAAAAATATATTTAAATATTCAAACTTAGTTTTCCTTCAAGGAGGACCAGGTACGGGTAAAACCACTTTAATAATAAAGTTAATACTAGAACTCCTTCAAATTGATAACTTTTTAAATATTGGTTTATCTGCTCCAACTGGAAAAGCTACAGCTCGTTTAAAAGAAGCTCTTAATGATAAAAAAAATATTTCTTTTAGCAAATTTCTAGACCAAATAGAATTTCAAACTTTGCATAGATGGATTTTAAATTCTCAAAATAAATCTCTTAAGTTGAAATTCAAACTAAAAGAGCTTGATATTTTCATAATTGATGAAATGTCAATGGTTAATATCGATTTGATTGAATCAGTTTTAAATTTGCTAGCAGAGGACTGTAAAATTATTTTAATTGGAGATAAAAATCAATTGTCTCCAGTAAATAACTGTTCTATATGGAATTATTTGTTTGAATATTCCGACAATAGTTCAATAAAATCATGTGTAGTAAATTTAGAAAAAACTTATAGAAATATTGGAGATATAGCATTAATTAGTAGTTTAATATTTAATAATGATTATTCTTTATTTAATCATAAGATGAAAGAATTAGAAAAAGATAATAATTCAAAAGAAATTACTATTTCAAAGAGTAGAGAAAAAGATATTCCAAAAGATCTATTATTTTCGATTACAAGTCATCTAAAACAGTTAAATATTTCAACTTCAAATTTAAGTAAAAAAAAATATATATTTGAAGAGAGTATTGATAATTTATTGCTTAATGAAAAAGATTTAGTATATAAGATATTTCTGGATTTACAAAGTCACTTGATTTTATGTGAAAAAAATTCTGGAATATGGAGTGTTGAATATTTGAATGAAATTGTTTTTGGTCAAAAAAAACCCTATGACCTTAAAACTCTTAAAGAGGGTGTACCGATTATGTGTACAAAAAATAATAATGAACTTGGATTGTCAAATGGGGATATCGGAGTACTTATAGGTTTAAAAAATAAAAGAAAATATCTTTTTAGAAAATTTAATGATAATAACGAAGAAATTGTAACATTAATTGATCCATCTAATTTAGAAAATGTTGTACCAGCAATAGCTATTACTATTCATAAATCTCAGGGAAGTGAATCTGAAAAAGTAAACATATTATGGTCCCAAAATTATAGAAGAAATCAATATGCTGTAAAAGAAAAAAAAGATAATCAAAATATCTTTTGCAAAGATAATTTTGAAAGAAGATTATTTTATACTGCTGTTACAAGAGCGAAAAAATCTTTAAATATATATTATTTAAATTAA
- a CDS encoding UvrD-helicase domain-containing protein, producing the protein MDINQIKLDNKFKLIEASAGTGKSFTLSHIVLRNVLEKKVKPDEILLLSFTKNTCSELRDKILSRFHNLKLYLQSHNEIKIDNTLKEWYLNFKDKDKSKEKIISEIDNFINQFYKLKVTTFHAFCNNIIDEYSIEIGVTQDPYIENNIDNLYKDVIDNLWIDDFLNLNHEIISAVNQKKISSRFGSRINKSFFVEILKNIDQENICKFKIKNQYKIIDLNNYFNEFFYLHWKEFCLEWNKKGKELFLQLKELGKLIKESGGKSQIYAAKPRNDKFNQINCWIEEINKSLNSKNVNNFIYDISKDDLLSNYFYIENISKEINKHNLKLDFSKFNLLQNKIYKIKEGFFTEFVRIFTQLAYIKLIELKKSFSIFNFNDLIKTVENTLLDSEISNSNILSKIQKRFKCVLVDEFQDTDITQWNLIKKFFNTKNHFLICVGDPKQAIYKFRGGDIETYLDARSYAIEVFNLTDNYRSSKKLIDVLNKLYKNGLKQSKLKYSKLTSRINENINPEFKFKDVFEIVEFSKKDSNIEDLVTHYIVNFIVNNKKIDINKIAILTINNSQCLAFKKKLNQFNLPCKIQNKQNIFDTEASFLLFLFIECLLNPRSLKNITLLATSKFIEIKLENLPDHGISNNLEILINKCITWSQELREKGFLNIVNELLINYKSSSIIQDSDLNSNLFQLSEIVEIQLINNDFDLNIVFNWYKNQLDHILRISTGEDFLTKDYNLQNGINLSTIHSSKGLEFEIVLCPYLSIISKKSNKIKGPLWKSNIDRNIYVNISNNYSKVEKFKLIEEEDLFKESERLIYVALTRSKYKLIVFNDLEDTNNILNNDLLNNLENINIYKSTFEVRIEKEKIKEIFSKFKTNRLNNNLWKIDNVNKKISRVFNSDQFISYSSYSSWIRKDKNIDGLINQYKDYDDNISIIKDSNFKNSKNYPNYFSYPNPLSEFPKGTIAGTCLHKIIERFEFRNDNNQKLIDLIIEELNFHQIDTSLAFKVKDAILRIINISLGRELQNKKLVDIPNEYLIKELKYDLTLSYEDRNINSNDISNCFFLDQEYDFGEEYANKINDLQIMNKGFHSGCIDCVFPVGNKLEDSKWWLIDWKSNSISGSDNSDCLPRNYNYENMKNEMIKHHYPLQSHLYLLALHRLLKWRLKNYQPHKHLGGYIYLFLKGLPDFELFEKSNSEDISPGIFISKAPLKRIHYLDNLF; encoded by the coding sequence ATGGATATTAATCAAATTAAATTAGATAATAAGTTTAAATTAATAGAAGCTAGTGCAGGCACCGGTAAAAGTTTTACTTTGTCTCACATAGTTTTAAGAAATGTTTTGGAGAAAAAAGTTAAACCAGATGAGATTCTCTTGCTTAGTTTTACAAAAAATACTTGTTCTGAATTAAGAGATAAAATACTCTCAAGATTTCATAATTTAAAATTATATTTGCAAAGTCATAATGAAATTAAGATAGATAATACTCTTAAGGAATGGTATCTAAATTTTAAGGATAAAGATAAATCTAAGGAAAAAATAATTTCCGAAATTGATAATTTTATAAATCAATTCTATAAGTTAAAAGTAACTACCTTCCATGCTTTTTGTAATAATATAATTGATGAATATAGTATTGAAATAGGTGTAACTCAAGATCCATATATTGAGAATAATATTGACAATTTGTATAAAGATGTAATAGATAATTTATGGATTGATGATTTTCTGAATCTTAATCATGAGATTATTTCAGCGGTCAACCAAAAAAAAATAAGTTCTAGATTTGGAAGTAGGATCAATAAGTCATTTTTTGTAGAAATTTTAAAAAATATAGATCAAGAAAATATCTGTAAATTTAAAATAAAAAACCAATATAAGATTATTGATTTAAATAATTATTTTAATGAATTTTTTTATTTACATTGGAAAGAGTTTTGTCTTGAATGGAATAAGAAAGGTAAGGAATTATTTTTACAACTCAAAGAGTTGGGAAAATTAATTAAGGAGAGCGGTGGAAAAAGTCAAATATATGCTGCAAAACCAAGAAATGATAAGTTTAATCAAATAAATTGTTGGATTGAAGAGATTAACAAAAGTCTTAATTCTAAAAATGTTAATAATTTTATATATGATATTTCTAAGGATGATCTTTTATCTAATTATTTTTACATTGAAAATATATCTAAAGAAATTAATAAACATAATCTAAAATTAGATTTTTCTAAATTTAATTTATTACAAAATAAAATTTATAAAATAAAAGAAGGTTTCTTTACTGAATTTGTAAGAATATTTACCCAATTAGCTTATATAAAATTAATTGAATTAAAGAAAAGTTTTTCAATTTTCAACTTCAATGATCTTATAAAGACTGTAGAAAATACACTGCTAGATTCGGAAATTAGTAATAGTAATATTCTATCTAAAATTCAAAAAAGATTTAAATGTGTCTTAGTTGATGAGTTCCAAGATACAGATATTACTCAGTGGAATTTAATAAAAAAGTTCTTTAATACAAAAAATCATTTTTTAATTTGCGTAGGTGATCCAAAACAAGCTATTTACAAATTTAGAGGTGGAGATATTGAAACTTACTTAGATGCAAGATCTTATGCAATCGAAGTGTTTAATCTTACAGATAACTATAGATCCTCAAAAAAGTTAATCGATGTTCTTAATAAACTTTATAAGAATGGACTTAAACAATCAAAACTAAAATATAGTAAATTAACCTCAAGAATTAATGAAAATATTAATCCAGAATTTAAATTTAAGGATGTATTTGAAATTGTAGAATTTTCAAAAAAAGATTCTAATATAGAGGATCTTGTAACTCATTACATAGTAAACTTTATTGTAAATAATAAAAAAATTGATATTAATAAAATTGCGATTCTTACAATAAATAATTCGCAATGCTTAGCTTTTAAAAAAAAATTAAATCAGTTTAACCTCCCATGCAAAATTCAAAATAAACAAAATATTTTTGATACAGAAGCAAGTTTTCTATTATTTTTATTCATTGAATGTTTATTAAATCCGAGGTCTTTAAAAAATATAACTTTGCTTGCCACTTCAAAGTTTATAGAAATAAAATTAGAAAATTTACCTGATCATGGAATTAGTAATAATTTAGAAATTTTAATTAATAAATGCATTACTTGGTCCCAAGAACTAAGAGAAAAAGGTTTTTTAAACATTGTTAATGAACTACTTATAAATTACAAGTCATCCTCGATTATTCAAGATTCAGATTTAAATTCAAATTTATTTCAACTTTCGGAAATTGTTGAAATACAATTAATAAATAATGATTTTGATCTCAATATAGTCTTCAACTGGTATAAAAATCAGTTAGATCATATTTTAAGAATTTCTACTGGAGAAGATTTTTTGACGAAAGATTATAATCTTCAAAATGGAATAAATCTTTCTACCATTCATAGTAGTAAGGGCCTCGAATTTGAAATAGTACTATGTCCATATCTCTCAATTATTTCAAAAAAGTCAAATAAAATTAAAGGACCTCTTTGGAAATCAAATATTGATAGAAATATATACGTTAATATTTCCAATAATTATTCGAAAGTCGAAAAATTTAAATTAATAGAAGAAGAAGATTTATTTAAAGAGAGTGAGAGGTTAATTTATGTAGCACTTACAAGGAGCAAATATAAACTTATTGTTTTTAATGATTTAGAAGATACAAATAATATTTTAAATAATGATTTACTTAATAATTTGGAAAATATCAATATTTATAAGTCTACTTTTGAAGTCAGGATAGAAAAAGAGAAAATAAAAGAAATTTTTTCTAAGTTCAAAACCAATCGATTGAATAATAATCTTTGGAAAATCGATAACGTTAATAAAAAAATATCAAGGGTATTTAATTCTGATCAATTTATTTCTTATTCAAGTTATTCTTCTTGGATACGTAAAGATAAAAATATTGATGGACTCATTAATCAATATAAGGATTATGATGATAATATATCAATTATCAAAGATTCTAATTTTAAGAATTCAAAGAATTATCCTAATTATTTTTCTTATCCAAATCCCTTAAGTGAATTTCCAAAAGGAACTATTGCTGGGACTTGCCTGCACAAAATAATAGAAAGATTTGAATTTAGAAATGATAATAATCAAAAATTAATTGATTTAATTATTGAGGAATTGAACTTTCATCAAATTGATACTTCTTTGGCTTTTAAAGTAAAAGATGCGATTTTAAGAATCATAAATATATCTTTAGGAAGAGAATTACAAAATAAGAAACTAGTTGATATTCCAAATGAATATTTGATTAAGGAACTCAAGTATGATTTAACCCTATCTTATGAAGATAGAAATATTAATTCTAATGATATATCAAATTGCTTTTTTTTAGATCAGGAATATGATTTTGGTGAAGAATATGCAAATAAAATAAATGATCTTCAAATTATGAATAAAGGCTTTCATTCAGGATGTATTGATTGTGTTTTCCCTGTAGGAAATAAATTAGAAGATAGTAAATGGTGGTTAATTGATTGGAAAAGTAATTCGATTTCTGGTAGTGATAATAGTGATTGTTTACCAAGAAACTATAACTATGAAAACATGAAAAATGAAATGATTAAACATCATTATCCATTGCAATCTCATCTTTATTTATTAGCATTACATAGATTATTAAAGTGGCGACTTAAAAATTATCAACCACATAAACATCTAGGAGGATATATTTATTTGTTTTTAAAGGGATTGCCTGATTTTGAATTATTTGAAAAATCTAATTCTGAAGATATATCTCCAGGTATTTTTATTAGCAAAGCACCTTTAAAAAGAATTCATTATTTAGATAACCTTTTTTAG